From Podospora bellae-mahoneyi strain CBS 112042 chromosome 3, whole genome shotgun sequence, the proteins below share one genomic window:
- the KEL2_1 gene encoding Negative regulator of mitotic exit (antiSMASH:Cluster_2; EggNog:ENOG503NXSA; COG:S): MTRGQHHRREPTTALWWNTKMHIFGGTDGYTWYNDMWSYEPVTNRWEHIPTDTRHWKRPTRREGHTAAVGGNKMRVFGGRSEMGEDLKDFWIFDMAERRWRDSLQNMDGLPSPRSGHSMVVIGKHIVVLGGEPSSSKHANREELALDYVLDTTKSQTP; this comes from the exons ATGACGAGAggtcagcaccaccgccgagaACCAACCACAGCACTGTGGTGGAATACTAAGATGCATAT CTTCGGCGGCACCGACGGCTACACCTGGTACAACGATATGTGGAGCTACGAGCCTGTAACCAACAGATGGGAACACATACCCACTGATACCAGGCACTGGAAAAGACCGACCAGACGCGAGGGTCACACGGCAGCTGTGGGGGGAAACAAGATGCGTGTGTTTGGTGGACGATCAGAGATGGGCGAGGATCTCAAGGACTTTTGGATCTTTGACATGGCGGAGCGTCGCTGGCGTGACTCGCTCCAAAACATGGACGGTCTTCCTTCGCCCCGCAGCGGTCACTCCATGGTTGTCATCGGGAAGCACATAGTTGTACTGGGGGGAGAGCCGAGTTCGAGTAAGCATGCTAACCGGGAAGAGCTCGCCTTGGACTATGTACTCGACACGACGAAATCTCAAACACCGTAA
- a CDS encoding hypothetical protein (antiSMASH:Cluster_2), with translation MTILDKFSHRVQTSSLNILQRLPRPCNVFSEHLVKEAQPEAVAQIPEGEEKECLEHKLEDSEEEWAIHRDGGACNIEAVTCNFHCQHHEELRQALQRQINEGKERVEGCYQRLPFEELESEHFPGGSGEALEALNFHNSVIARRYLVMMIFYPNPYPTWCEPEDGHFQYIRSLQWRRDALVDFVREWREKEGFDLSAYKSVERWVADLAEEHHLFDQPERDLPREGMEYGCDSKGVLAKIVERTHEHDPRQEKPQKPKSYVRTEEEWNEWIEKTNREYCLDTSRDKEEAARQLEWAEESVDFVLDETPW, from the exons ATGACTATCTTGGACAAGTTCTCGCATCGGGTACAGACATCGTCGTTGAATATCCTCCAAAGACTTCCTAGGCCCTGCAACGTCTTCTCGGAGCACCTGGTAAAGGAGGCACAGCCAGAAGCGGTTGCTCAAATACCAGAGGGCGAAGAGAAGGAATGCCTTGAACACAAGCTGGAGGATAGTGAAGAGGAATGG GCAATCCACCGAGATGGCGGAGCGTGTAATATAGAGGCAGTTACCTGCAACTTCCACTGTCAGCACCACGAAGAACTCAGACAAGCACTCCAGCGACAGATCAACGAGGGCAAGGAGAGGGTCGAAGGGTGCTATCAGAGACTGCCCTTTGAAGAGTTGGAGAGCGAGCACTTCCCGGGTGGAAGCGGAGAAGCCTTGGAGGCTCTCAACTTCCACAACTCCGTCATCGCCCGCCGCTACCTGGTCATGATGATATTTTACCCCAACCCTTATCCTACGTGGTGTGAACCCGAGGATGGCCACTTTCAATACATCCGCTCTCTGCAGTGGCGTCGGGACGCACTGGTTGATTTCGTGCGGGAGtggagggagaaagagggcTTCGACCTTTCTGCCTACAAGTCGGTGGAAAGATGGGTTGCTGATTTGGCTGAAGAGCATCATCTCTTTGACCAGCCTGAACG GGACTTGCCAAGAGAAGGAATGGAATATGGCTGTGATTCGAAGGGTGTTCTCGCCAAGATTGTGGAAAGGACCCACGAGCATGATCCCCGCCAGGAGAAACCACAAAAGCCGAAATCATACGTGCGGACAGAAGAGGAGTGGAATGAGTGGATTGAAAAGACGAATAGGGAATATTGTCTTGATACTAGCCgtgacaaggaggaggctgctagACAACTTGAATGGGCCGAAGAATCGGTCGATTTTGTGCTAGATGAAACTCCCTGGTAG